One genomic region from Rothia dentocariosa ATCC 17931 encodes:
- a CDS encoding S8 family serine peptidase — protein MASTNTWRACTRIGLSAVLGLGLIASTAVPLNAAETPLRGQDPDLRTSQQHTQQQVLSPSMLKAQGTIPVYVKFKGQGAYEQTQPRAVLQNRQAPVNAQAQVQAIKTRVESQAQSVAGESHAKVLYTTHNVMPGVALMGDAQAIRDLASRPDVERISPIVPKYRQNAGSVVDTGAAENWARQNTGYTGKGIKIAVIDSGIDYTHADFGGPGTKEAFDEATKLTNMPEASSGLYDPAKFLGGYDLAGDDYNGLNTAVPDNNPIDCISGGHGTHVAGTAAGWGVDAQGKTFRGDYSTLTPEKLGEMKIGPGSAPDAQLYSFRVFGCSGATNLVGQALDKVLDPNGDGDFSDRAQVVNMSLGGEFSPEDDPESYAVETLFRQGVLAVVSAGNATGYNGVGDTYSDSGQPANAISALTVANSVGSTYAMDAAQILAPSQIAGKIPGDYSVDYNYSKASEETLRGQVVAASASNKFGCEAFSAEDAAKIKDRWVFIEWANEDGTISCGSKVRFDNAEKAGAKGVVLSSQEERAELGIAGNETLPGFRVAKSASDKVREAAQAGTLEIRLGEDLKGGLRVQSGKFDELTTSSARGFHGSYGYTKPDLAAPGNNISSAAVGTGTGSIQYTGTSMSAPFASGVAAQVLQAHQDYSPIQIKAAMMNSADHDLHDADGHTYAVDRVGSGRIDAKAAVDTRVLLYNADRPEQVSQTFGVLEYAADAGQQSLAREMTVENFDSKAHTYSISYAGSTDMPGVEFSMPSSITVQPGEKKNFQVKVTIDPARLEKTMDPAMEKTQSSVDVNTGKTVVPEQARQFIASESGRIKLTEGDQTLRVPLHAAPKPVSTMKVAGNNVQVPAGSSQTRVTLEGTELNQGGYRSLLGAFEWGASVNRVNPSNLWVSSDMKANLQHVGAASNAPALKDAGKDPNEGTLSFGISTWRNWDVISEENTFTVNIDTDGNNRADYVLKTDRSAGLDFPIVRLLGYKNGSLEQLAYYPLNGAWGDTDTNMMDTNTLIMSVPLKDLGLTAENAPQIRYSVESITQYEWENVSQTDWITYSPFAPKVWFSGTESSIPGLFADAPATELTLHRASDAGSAKALFLHLHNGTGDLSGSQGASGERAQVLPVSEQSTESPSAPRFMDVKEGDMFYTEIAWLAQRRITTGYPDGSFRPAENTSRAAMAAYFYRLAGSPQFTAPSTPTFKDVAPGDQFYKEIEWFAAQRLTTGYADGTFRPQDAVNRDAMAAFFYRYAGSPAFTAPDKPTFKDVAPNSMFYREIEWLAAQKVTTGWPDQTYRPLEPIHRDAMAAFLYRYNQGVLKAEG, from the coding sequence ATGGCATCCACCAACACCTGGCGGGCGTGCACCCGCATCGGGTTATCGGCGGTTCTGGGGCTCGGTCTTATCGCCTCCACGGCGGTACCACTCAACGCAGCAGAGACACCGTTGAGAGGGCAAGACCCAGACCTGAGAACCTCACAACAGCACACGCAGCAGCAGGTACTCTCCCCCAGCATGCTAAAGGCGCAAGGCACCATACCGGTCTACGTCAAGTTCAAGGGTCAAGGTGCCTATGAGCAGACCCAGCCGCGGGCGGTTCTGCAGAACAGGCAGGCACCCGTGAACGCTCAGGCACAGGTGCAGGCGATCAAGACCCGTGTAGAGTCACAGGCGCAGTCCGTAGCGGGAGAATCGCACGCAAAAGTTCTATACACCACCCATAACGTAATGCCGGGCGTGGCGCTCATGGGTGATGCCCAGGCGATTCGTGATCTCGCATCCCGCCCGGATGTTGAGCGCATTAGCCCGATCGTGCCGAAATACCGTCAAAATGCGGGTTCTGTCGTCGATACCGGGGCCGCCGAGAATTGGGCGCGGCAAAACACCGGGTATACCGGCAAGGGCATCAAGATTGCGGTGATCGATTCGGGGATTGATTATACGCACGCCGACTTTGGCGGACCCGGTACGAAAGAAGCCTTTGATGAGGCCACGAAACTCACCAATATGCCGGAAGCATCGTCCGGTCTCTACGACCCCGCGAAGTTCTTAGGCGGGTACGATCTTGCCGGTGACGACTATAACGGTCTGAACACGGCAGTGCCCGATAACAACCCGATCGACTGCATCAGCGGCGGTCACGGCACCCACGTGGCGGGTACTGCGGCAGGTTGGGGCGTGGATGCGCAAGGCAAGACCTTCCGCGGTGACTATTCCACGCTGACACCTGAGAAACTGGGCGAGATGAAGATCGGTCCCGGTTCTGCACCGGATGCTCAGCTGTACAGTTTCCGCGTCTTCGGGTGCAGCGGTGCCACCAACCTGGTGGGTCAGGCTCTCGATAAGGTGCTCGACCCCAACGGCGACGGCGATTTCTCAGACCGCGCGCAGGTGGTAAACATGTCTCTTGGCGGCGAGTTCTCGCCCGAAGATGACCCGGAATCCTACGCCGTCGAAACGCTGTTCCGCCAGGGTGTGCTCGCCGTTGTCTCGGCGGGTAACGCGACTGGATACAACGGTGTAGGCGATACCTACTCGGACTCTGGCCAGCCCGCGAATGCCATTTCGGCGCTGACGGTGGCGAACTCGGTGGGTTCAACCTACGCCATGGATGCGGCGCAGATTCTTGCACCCAGCCAGATTGCCGGGAAGATTCCGGGCGACTATTCGGTGGACTACAACTACTCGAAAGCCTCCGAAGAAACCCTGCGGGGTCAAGTCGTTGCGGCGTCCGCATCGAATAAGTTCGGGTGTGAAGCGTTCAGCGCCGAAGACGCCGCCAAAATCAAGGATCGGTGGGTCTTTATCGAGTGGGCAAACGAAGACGGCACTATCTCGTGCGGCTCGAAAGTCCGTTTCGACAATGCGGAGAAAGCTGGCGCTAAGGGCGTCGTCCTTTCCTCCCAGGAGGAACGTGCCGAACTGGGGATAGCCGGGAACGAAACTCTTCCGGGCTTCAGGGTGGCGAAGAGCGCATCCGATAAGGTTCGCGAGGCCGCACAGGCTGGCACCCTAGAGATTCGCCTGGGCGAAGACCTCAAAGGTGGTCTGCGCGTTCAGAGCGGTAAATTCGATGAGCTGACAACCTCAAGCGCACGCGGGTTCCACGGCTCGTACGGATACACAAAGCCCGATCTCGCTGCGCCGGGGAACAATATTTCCTCTGCCGCCGTGGGTACCGGAACGGGCTCGATTCAGTACACGGGCACGTCGATGTCTGCGCCCTTTGCCTCCGGTGTGGCGGCGCAGGTGTTGCAGGCGCATCAGGATTATTCGCCGATTCAGATCAAGGCGGCGATGATGAACAGCGCAGACCATGACCTGCACGATGCCGACGGGCATACCTATGCGGTAGATCGCGTGGGTTCGGGGCGCATTGATGCGAAGGCTGCCGTCGATACCCGCGTGCTTCTGTACAACGCGGACCGTCCCGAGCAGGTCTCGCAGACTTTCGGTGTGCTGGAATATGCGGCAGACGCAGGCCAGCAGTCGCTCGCCCGCGAGATGACGGTCGAGAATTTCGATTCCAAGGCGCACACCTACTCGATTTCCTATGCGGGAAGCACCGATATGCCCGGTGTTGAATTCTCGATGCCTTCCAGCATTACGGTGCAGCCGGGTGAGAAGAAGAATTTCCAGGTGAAGGTCACGATTGACCCTGCACGCTTGGAGAAGACTATGGACCCGGCGATGGAAAAGACCCAGTCGTCCGTCGACGTGAATACGGGTAAGACTGTGGTTCCCGAACAGGCACGGCAGTTTATCGCCTCCGAATCCGGGCGTATTAAGCTGACCGAAGGCGACCAAACCCTGCGCGTTCCCCTGCATGCGGCCCCCAAACCGGTTTCGACCATGAAGGTTGCGGGCAACAACGTTCAGGTTCCCGCTGGCTCCTCCCAGACGCGAGTCACATTAGAGGGTACCGAGCTGAACCAGGGCGGATACCGCTCCCTGCTGGGGGCCTTCGAGTGGGGCGCATCGGTGAATCGTGTTAACCCGAGCAACCTGTGGGTCAGCAGCGATATGAAGGCGAACCTGCAGCATGTGGGTGCGGCCTCGAACGCGCCCGCGCTCAAGGATGCGGGTAAAGACCCGAACGAGGGCACGCTTTCCTTCGGCATCAGCACGTGGAGGAATTGGGATGTGATCTCTGAGGAAAACACCTTCACGGTCAATATCGATACGGACGGCAATAACCGCGCCGATTATGTGCTCAAAACCGACCGTTCCGCAGGGTTGGACTTCCCGATCGTGCGCCTGCTGGGCTACAAGAACGGGTCTTTGGAACAGCTCGCCTATTATCCGCTCAACGGTGCCTGGGGCGATACCGATACGAACATGATGGACACAAACACACTCATCATGAGCGTACCCCTGAAGGATCTGGGGTTGACGGCTGAGAACGCCCCGCAGATTCGCTACAGCGTTGAGTCCATCACCCAGTACGAGTGGGAGAACGTCAGCCAGACCGACTGGATTACCTACAGTCCCTTCGCCCCGAAGGTGTGGTTCAGCGGTACCGAGTCGAGCATCCCCGGGCTTTTCGCGGATGCACCCGCCACCGAGCTGACGCTGCACCGTGCCTCGGATGCGGGCTCGGCTAAGGCTCTCTTCCTGCACCTGCACAACGGCACCGGAGACCTTTCGGGTTCTCAGGGTGCGAGCGGCGAGCGCGCCCAGGTGCTTCCGGTGAGCGAGCAGAGCACGGAGTCCCCTTCTGCCCCACGCTTCATGGATGTGAAGGAGGGCGATATGTTCTACACCGAGATCGCCTGGCTGGCGCAGCGGCGTATCACGACCGGCTATCCGGATGGTTCGTTCCGCCCCGCCGAGAATACGAGCCGTGCCGCCATGGCGGCGTACTTCTACCGCCTGGCGGGTTCGCCGCAGTTCACCGCGCCGAGCACGCCCACGTTCAAGGATGTGGCTCCCGGCGACCAGTTCTACAAGGAGATTGAGTGGTTTGCGGCGCAGCGGCTGACGACGGGGTATGCGGATGGTACCTTCCGCCCGCAGGATGCGGTTAACCGCGATGCTATGGCGGCGTTCTTCTACCGGTATGCGGGTAGCCCGGCCTTCACGGCACCGGATAAGCCCACGTTTAAGGATGTTGCCCCGAACAGCATGTTCTACCGCGAGATCGAGTGGCTTGCCGCGCAGAAGGTGACGACCGGGTGGCCGGATCAGACCTACCGCCCGCTGGAACCTATCCATCGCGATGCTATGGCGGCATTCCTGTACCGCTACAACCAGGGCGTGCTCAAGGCTGAGGGCTAG
- a CDS encoding DUF4870 domain-containing protein → MSQPNFDPNHNPYQQNPQPNQGQYQQPYPSGQPIYVTQQTNDVSTVAMWGHLSGLLGGFIIPLVIWAIYKDKPGYELARRAAARAFNFGLTGYLIVLITLLSGFVYIFTMVVPGMASTNDPSTAVSSAMGMFAPITLMVLISCVVQIMMIIFQIIAAVKSNSGEDYKYPLPTLPILR, encoded by the coding sequence ATGAGTCAGCCAAATTTTGATCCCAACCACAACCCTTATCAGCAGAACCCGCAACCTAACCAGGGACAGTACCAACAGCCGTACCCATCGGGGCAGCCTATATATGTGACTCAACAAACCAACGATGTCAGTACGGTTGCCATGTGGGGGCATCTATCCGGGCTTTTAGGTGGGTTTATTATTCCACTCGTTATCTGGGCTATCTACAAAGATAAGCCCGGGTACGAACTGGCACGCCGCGCCGCCGCGCGGGCCTTCAATTTTGGGCTGACGGGATACCTTATTGTTCTTATCACCCTGCTGAGCGGGTTTGTCTATATTTTTACGATGGTCGTACCCGGTATGGCATCGACTAACGATCCGAGCACCGCTGTTTCCAGTGCCATGGGGATGTTCGCACCGATAACCCTCATGGTTCTGATAAGCTGCGTTGTTCAGATTATGATGATTATTTTCCAGATTATCGCTGCGGTTAAATCAAACTCTGGTGAAGACTATAAGTACCCTCTGCCCACTCTGCCTATCCTGCGATAG
- a CDS encoding DUF4870 domain-containing protein: MSQSNFDPNQDPYQQNPQPNQGQQPYPPGYGPQQPSQGYPQPGYGQPVYVIQQPTDVNNMAMLAHLSGIAGFLIPLIFWAVYKDKPGYERVRRAAARAFNLGVTMVITIFSSFLLLVLLMVISLIIGAQSQSGEPFMLFFTMFPILWLLIAGLGVTAVVFHIIGAVKANSGEDYKYPLPTIPMLH; this comes from the coding sequence ATGAGCCAGTCAAACTTTGATCCCAACCAAGACCCCTACCAACAGAATCCGCAGCCTAACCAGGGCCAGCAGCCATACCCGCCGGGATACGGTCCACAGCAGCCGAGCCAAGGCTACCCACAACCGGGTTACGGGCAGCCGGTCTACGTGATACAGCAGCCCACCGACGTTAACAACATGGCGATGCTCGCGCATCTTTCCGGGATTGCAGGATTCTTAATTCCGCTGATCTTCTGGGCGGTTTACAAAGACAAGCCCGGCTATGAGCGAGTACGCCGCGCCGCCGCACGAGCCTTCAACCTGGGCGTGACCATGGTTATCACTATTTTCAGTTCATTCCTGCTGCTGGTTCTGCTGATGGTAATATCCCTCATCATAGGGGCGCAAAGCCAATCCGGCGAACCATTTATGCTGTTCTTTACAATGTTTCCCATACTGTGGCTTCTGATCGCGGGCTTGGGCGTTACCGCTGTCGTGTTCCACATTATCGGGGCGGTTAAAGCAAATTCCGGTGAGGACTACAAATATCCTCTCCCCACGATTCCCATGTTGCATTAA
- a CDS encoding DUF4870 domain-containing protein, with the protein MTYDPNYNNGQPNYQNQPGYNQQPGSGYSQQRPEYNHQGITPDAKNMAIFAHLSSLLAMLLSLNTLSFIAPLIFWLIYKDKPGYEFTKESSRRAFNFNFSMWVINTAAFLLMVITFFILSPIWFLVVSVTGILMIIFHIIGAIAANRGEMYDYPMTFIKILK; encoded by the coding sequence ATGACCTACGACCCTAACTACAACAACGGACAACCGAACTACCAGAATCAGCCCGGTTATAACCAACAGCCGGGTTCGGGGTACAGCCAGCAACGGCCAGAATATAACCACCAAGGTATTACCCCGGACGCAAAAAACATGGCGATATTCGCGCACCTCTCATCGCTTCTCGCCATGCTGCTGTCGCTGAACACGCTGAGCTTCATAGCCCCGCTCATCTTCTGGCTCATCTACAAAGACAAGCCCGGCTACGAATTCACCAAAGAATCATCGCGCCGCGCCTTCAATTTCAACTTCTCCATGTGGGTTATTAACACCGCCGCATTCCTCCTGATGGTTATCACCTTCTTCATCCTGTCTCCGATATGGTTTTTGGTGGTATCGGTCACCGGCATACTCATGATTATCTTCCACATCATAGGCGCTATCGCGGCTAATCGCGGTGAAATGTACGACTACCCCATGACCTTCATCAAGATTCTCAAATAA
- a CDS encoding adenylosuccinate synthase, with product MSAVVIVGAQWGDEGKGKATDLLGPRADYVVKPNGGNNAGHTVVVNGQKFELKLLPAGILSENATPVIGNGVVVNPEALFSEIEGLQARGADTSKLKISANAHLVAPYHQTMDKVTERFLGKRAIGTTGRGIGPAYMDKVGRLGIRMQDILDESILRQKVEGALRQKNQLLVKVYNRRHVEVDEIVDYFMSYAERLKPMIVDTTQLLNKALDEGKTLLMEGGQATFLDVDHGTYPFVTSSNPTAGGACVGSGVGPTRISRVIGIQKAYTTRVGAGPFPTELFDKMGDFLRTTGGEFGVNTGRPRRCGWYDAVLARQAVRINGFTDLFITKLDVLTGLEKVPVCVAYEVDGVRFDEIPMTQTDFHHAKPIYEYFDGWNESISDAKTLDELPENARKYVHKLEELSGCRISAIGVGPDRDQTIVVRDLMD from the coding sequence ATGTCAGCTGTTGTGATCGTGGGCGCCCAGTGGGGCGATGAAGGTAAAGGTAAGGCAACCGACCTGCTCGGACCCCGCGCGGACTACGTGGTCAAGCCGAACGGCGGCAACAACGCTGGGCATACCGTGGTGGTGAACGGCCAAAAATTTGAGCTTAAGCTGCTTCCCGCTGGCATTCTGAGCGAGAACGCAACCCCCGTGATCGGCAACGGCGTGGTGGTGAACCCGGAGGCACTTTTCTCTGAGATTGAGGGTCTGCAGGCACGCGGCGCCGACACCTCTAAACTCAAAATCTCGGCAAATGCTCACCTGGTGGCACCGTACCATCAGACGATGGATAAGGTCACTGAACGCTTCTTGGGTAAGCGCGCGATCGGCACGACCGGGCGCGGTATTGGGCCTGCCTATATGGATAAGGTAGGGCGCTTAGGTATTCGCATGCAGGATATTTTGGATGAGTCGATTCTGCGGCAGAAGGTTGAAGGCGCGCTGCGGCAGAAAAACCAGCTGCTCGTGAAGGTCTATAACCGCCGCCATGTTGAGGTAGACGAAATCGTGGACTATTTCATGTCTTACGCCGAGCGGCTCAAACCCATGATCGTTGATACTACTCAGCTGCTCAATAAGGCACTTGATGAGGGTAAAACCCTGCTCATGGAGGGCGGCCAGGCGACCTTCCTCGACGTCGATCACGGTACCTACCCGTTCGTGACCTCCTCAAACCCGACCGCCGGGGGCGCCTGCGTGGGGTCGGGTGTTGGCCCCACCCGTATTTCTCGCGTGATCGGTATTCAGAAGGCATACACCACCCGCGTGGGTGCTGGCCCGTTCCCCACAGAACTCTTCGATAAGATGGGTGATTTTCTGCGCACAACCGGCGGCGAGTTCGGCGTGAACACGGGGCGTCCGCGCCGATGCGGCTGGTACGATGCGGTGCTTGCGCGCCAGGCGGTGCGCATCAACGGGTTTACCGACCTGTTTATTACCAAGCTGGATGTGCTCACCGGACTTGAGAAGGTTCCCGTATGCGTGGCGTATGAGGTGGACGGCGTGCGCTTTGACGAAATACCGATGACGCAGACCGATTTTCACCACGCGAAGCCGATTTACGAGTACTTCGACGGCTGGAACGAGAGCATTTCGGATGCGAAAACCCTGGACGAGCTGCCCGAGAACGCCCGCAAATATGTGCATAAGCTTGAAGAACTTTCTGGCTGCCGCATCTCGGCGATCGGCGTAGGCCCCGACCGCGACCAGACTATTGTGGTCCGCGACTTGATGGATTAG
- a CDS encoding DUF2087 domain-containing protein — protein MMDNVQNILPVIAALANGESREMYAKVIVQDVPKTPNYRDRKLLARLEAVRLIEKSEDGLWQVTEVFSDYLSLLKSAKNQVTDDVERFLVKGRVHTWPSRAQDKNALLRWILQKSIPASEQFSEREVNERIRRYTDDPALVRRYGVDHGILERDPATQIYRRI, from the coding sequence ATGATGGATAATGTGCAAAACATTTTGCCGGTGATAGCTGCACTGGCGAATGGTGAATCCCGAGAAATGTATGCCAAGGTTATCGTGCAGGATGTGCCGAAAACGCCTAACTATCGTGATCGTAAACTGTTGGCGCGTCTTGAAGCAGTCAGGCTCATTGAGAAGTCAGAGGATGGGCTTTGGCAGGTTACCGAGGTATTCTCCGACTACTTGAGTCTTTTGAAATCCGCGAAAAACCAGGTAACAGATGATGTTGAGCGGTTTTTAGTCAAGGGACGAGTGCATACCTGGCCCTCACGTGCGCAGGATAAGAATGCTCTTTTGCGTTGGATTCTTCAAAAGAGTATTCCTGCCTCCGAGCAGTTTTCGGAGCGTGAGGTGAACGAGCGCATCAGGCGGTACACGGATGACCCTGCCTTGGTGCGTCGCTACGGCGTGGATCACGGAATACTTGAGCGGGACCCCGCAACTCAGATCTACCGGCGCATTTGA
- a CDS encoding magnesium and cobalt transport protein CorA, which yields MSYVTGAIYPQQDRIRMGVTQSEALDAYREGGASVALGYMTPNARELRELQQTFNLHELALEDASHGHQRAKLESYEGSLFAVVRPAIYLDAEEEVRLGEMHMFLGHDYLLSIVNDQIHPQQAVYERFNLIYATPDGSPIRLLHRIIDQTVDGYMPVLEGLENDGDEIENALFQETGAGDRTLSRRTYELLNQVADFQRACKPLDMMLARIMQQIRDGVLDVSPYTGATATEIAQEKDELQRQFRNIQDHVVQVKERLEDLRTSLQNTLTVHDTIVAQQQNEDMKRISAGAAILVVPTIIGSIYGMNFEDMPELKWTYGYPASLVLMVVACVVVYLFFKKRGWF from the coding sequence ATGTCGTATGTAACCGGTGCTATTTATCCGCAGCAGGACCGCATCCGTATGGGGGTTACCCAGTCCGAGGCGCTTGATGCTTACCGTGAGGGCGGCGCAAGCGTGGCGCTCGGCTACATGACCCCGAACGCGCGGGAGCTGCGCGAGCTTCAGCAAACCTTTAACCTGCACGAACTTGCGCTCGAAGACGCCTCGCACGGGCATCAGCGTGCCAAACTTGAAAGCTACGAAGGCTCCCTGTTTGCGGTGGTACGCCCCGCCATCTACCTGGATGCCGAAGAAGAGGTGCGCCTGGGCGAGATGCACATGTTCTTGGGGCATGACTACCTGTTGAGCATCGTGAACGACCAGATACATCCGCAGCAGGCAGTGTACGAACGCTTCAACCTGATCTACGCCACTCCGGATGGCTCGCCCATACGCCTGCTGCACCGCATCATCGACCAGACGGTAGACGGTTACATGCCGGTGCTCGAAGGGCTCGAAAACGACGGCGATGAAATTGAGAATGCGCTCTTCCAAGAAACCGGCGCTGGCGACCGCACACTGTCACGCCGCACCTACGAACTGCTCAACCAGGTTGCCGATTTTCAGCGTGCCTGCAAACCGCTCGATATGATGCTCGCGCGCATCATGCAGCAGATTCGTGACGGCGTACTTGACGTCAGCCCCTATACGGGTGCTACCGCAACCGAAATCGCGCAGGAGAAGGATGAGCTGCAGCGGCAGTTCCGCAATATTCAGGATCACGTGGTGCAGGTTAAGGAGCGCCTAGAGGATCTGCGCACGTCCCTGCAGAACACGCTTACGGTGCACGATACGATTGTGGCGCAGCAGCAAAACGAAGATATGAAACGTATTTCGGCGGGTGCCGCAATCCTGGTGGTGCCCACGATCATTGGGTCTATCTACGGTATGAACTTTGAGGATATGCCCGAGCTAAAGTGGACTTACGGATACCCGGCGTCGCTCGTGCTCATGGTGGTGGCGTGTGTGGTGGTGTATCTCTTCTTTAAGAAGCGTGGCTGGTTCTAG